Part of the Zea mays cultivar B73 chromosome 4, Zm-B73-REFERENCE-NAM-5.0, whole genome shotgun sequence genome is shown below.
cgcctccgcctccgcctcttaTACGTGTCGAGGCTACCTTTGGGCCTCCCCCTCTTCCTCTTGGTTTCCTCGCCGCCTCCGGGCGCTGGAGGAGCCACGCCCGCGCCCGGGGCCGCGATCCCGGCCTCAGCCTCGTTCCACTCCGCCTCGTCTGCCATGGATTGGTCGGCGCTTGCCGCAGCGCCGTCGTGTAGGCGTAGGGCGGGGCGAAATGTGGGAGAGGAAATGCTGATGCCGCCGGACGAGGTTTCTGGCCGGATTTTGGCCGATCAGCTTCTAAGAGCATCTCAAGCAGCTTATATGCAGCTATAACCATATTCAAACTTATTTCTATAAACAGCTATCTATAAAATATAAAACGATATATTAGTGACGTGTAATATACAGTAGTTCACCCATATAATCACAAAAAATACATTTTGTATAGTTTTGTACTATAGATTATATTGTTTGTAGAGTATAGTTTAAATATATGTATAAATATGGATATGAATAAACTACTAGAGATGGTCAAACATCTAAACATTTCGTTTGTCCGTTTTTATGTTTTTATGATAATTGTTTATATAAATTCTGTCCAAATCAATACAGATGTGAATGTATAATAATCATTAAATTGTCGCGACCGAAGAAATCAATGTTTCTTAAATCTTAAACCTTGCAGATTTATTTGTCCTCCTCGGTATGTAAGCCTCATAATTAACAGGGTTATCTAGAAATACTAGTCATATGCCCgtacattatatatatatatatagtttatccaTTAAGAGTCATGGACTCTATATAACTGTGGAGAGTCTCAGTCATCAAATCTGCAAACCCACGTCCGATCATTTTTTTATGCAAGCGAACTGATTTAGCGTAAACAAAAACTCATTTTAGCGTAAACAGAGTAACAGCCGCGAGCCCTCGATCCAGAAATAGCGGCTTAGGCCCACTTTCCACGTGGTCAACCATATATTCCTTAGTCAACACATGTTTACGCTATCCCATTCTTCCGTTTATACACAATAGAGATTTAGCGTAAATTCTTCAACCGACCCACGTTCCAGAAATCCTGGAATTGGCCCACTACCCCACTTCCCATGCGGTCAAACATTTCTATACCCTAACCCCCGCGCGGTCAACCTTCCTGGCCGACTCGCCGCGATTATTCAGGCGACGCCAGGGCGATTCGCCTTCCTCCCCTCCCGCCAGGCCGATTCCCCTTCCTTCGCCCCCACTCGCCCTCAACCCTAATCGGTGTCGTCGTTGCCAGTGTCGTGGAGCCGCCCGCCACTGACAATCCTCCGCCCACGCGTCACATTGTTCTTATACACACTCGCCGACGGTTGTCCTGCTTTCCAAGGTGCTCGAGTTCCTCTGTAATTTTTATGCATACGTTAATCTCCCCATTCGTATGCTCCATTTTCTTATGCATCGTGTGCCGTATTTGTGCGACGTTAATCTCTGCGCCGTATTCCAGGTGCCCAACTCCATCAACCTCTGTCGGATTTTCTGACCGTCAATAACAAAGAAATCACAGGTGATATATTTACGCTAAATTATTTTTTTGTTTACTGCATAAATGTTTTTTGTTTGTCGATATATGAATGCTTATTCTAGTACTATATAAATATTTATTTTGGTTTTGTTTATTTTTCTTTGTCCAAACCCATAAGATCTAGTtcaaattttttgctttccatctAGCAGTTCAAACCCATCAGATCCAGTTACAATTGGTACATTTTCTTTATCATCATTGTGTGACTGCAGAAATTGTATTGTAAAAATCCAGTGACCTCTTTGGAACATCAATTTtcaaaagaaaaaaataatacCAAACATTGATAATAACAGTGTGGGAATTATACTAATATTTGCCCAAAAGCTTTAGCTCTGCTGGTATTTTTTGTAATCTCTACCTTTTTATATATCCTTGTTAATGCGATGGATGCAAATATTTATGACCTGAAACTGAAAACTGCATTAGGCCTTTTATTTGAACCCACCAAACCAATCTTGAAAACTGCATTGCAGTGTTCACGGCGCAGCACATTAATGTTTTCATATTATTCATTTATAAAATGTAACCAGGATACCAGAGAGATGATGATCAGCCCAAGGTACTTGGATCATTTTTAGCGGCTAGCAAGTTATTTTAGTCAATCCAAACAGGCTTAGCATGACAAACACCCCATATACATATGATTCGGCTAGATCATTTTTTGGCGCCTCGTGGATTTGTGTGCATGTTAGGTATTCGAAGATAAATGTTTTCAGTTATTTGAAATGTGTGTCTCTCAGGGCCTTAGCAAAGCTATATAGCAAGTGGCTTCAGTCAAACATAATAAGTAGCAAACCCATAACAACACGCATGTTGCCAAGTGGGTATTAGTAAGGGATAGCATGTTTTCTTACTGGCGTCTTAGCAGGCACGTTAAGATCTATTTACGCTAAATTGGTGATCTACTTACGCTAAATTGGTTTTTTGTTTACTGCATAAATGTATATTTTTGTTTGTCGGGATATGAATGTTTATTCTAGTACTGTATAAATGTTTATTTTGTTGCTTAGTCACTACTACTACTGCATAACTGTTTATTTTGCTGGTTAAATACTGTTTTAGATGAACATACTGTTGGTATGCATAGATGTATATGGCAATTTGTACAATGGAATGATATGTCTTTTTTGATGTTTTGTTCACTTACCATCTATGTTGGTAGGGTCATATAACACAATTGATATGAATTATACATACCTTTATGAAGCAGTGGTTGATATTTTGATCTGCAAACAAGTGTGCTGCTCATGACTTCGTGCTACTATATATTATTCAGATAAACTGAAATGCAATTCACTTTTTATATACTTACTGGATCATATTTTTCACATAAATATGGTCATCAATCATGTCCAAATTGCAACAATAAATTTTTGAACTTCTGGTTGTATGTTTTGTTTTAGTCATGTATAAATGTTTATGTTGATGCTTATTAACTACTACTGCATAAATATATATTTTTCTGAGTAAATATTGTTTTAGATTAACAGTCTGTTGGTTTGCATATATGTATATGGCGATTTCTATAATGCAATGATACAATTTTTTTTATGTTTGACTGTGTTGACATTTATTTCGTTAGGGTCATATAACACAATTAATGATATTTTTCAATTAGTTCGTATAATCATTGGTGTATATGTTGATGTAACTCAATAAAGCGCATATGTTTTACATTGTTCTTTTGCAGGCTGCTGCTTCAATAATGCGGAAAGTTGATCGACCCCCAACCAATCCGATGCGTTTAATCATTGAGTCAAGTCAAGAATGTTTCAGTGTTGACATTCTGCGCTCGACTGACATGGCAGACCCTACAAATACGCGGTCTAATGGTGATCCTCCGCAACATAGAAAGAGGGGTGTTGCAGCTGATGCTAAAAACATTGCTATGCCTAAtgtggatgatgatgatgactttgaaccaccaaaaaagaagtgcaatatctcAATGGATGCTCCAAATAAGACGCAGGTGAGTTTACAACATTGCAGAAATTAATCGTTTCCAATATTTTAATCATGCATCTAATCTCAATACATACCTTATGTGCTGAAAGATATAGCTTTCTACATTACCTTAGCTCATTAATCCAAAACAGTCATAGTACAAGGAACTTTGTATAAATAAGAACGCATAAATTGTGATATTTAAGTATTAACATATTTATCCATCTGTCTACCTTTTCATTTCAGAGACTCAACATCAGATGCAACCCAGGAGATGTTCTTGCGTCCACTCAGATATTGAATGAAAGGCAACGTCAAGCTATAGTCAGAAAAGGATTCTCTAGTATTCTTGACATGACAATTGATGCAATTGGATGTCGAACACTTCTTTGTTGGCTCATGCAGAAGCTAGACCCCAGAGACATGACTCTTCGTATTGGTCCAGACAAAGAACTCAAAATCACCAAGCAGACTGTCCATCAGATATTGGGTCTTCCAAAATTGGGTGGTGGAAAGCCCCTTAATATTGATGAAGCGAACGCTGCGGCAACACTTCGGGCCTCATTGAATATTAGCAAGGATGAGTTTGTTATTTCAAATCTCCAAGATAGATTGAGGTTAGGCCAGGATGATGATCTTTCTATTAGATGTTTTTTTTCTGATTCTCTTCAACCGGCTGCTATTCCCAACAGCTAGTTGGTCTATTTCTTTCAATGAGGTTCTACTTACAGAAGAAATGGAGCGATTCCCtcaaattgattagtgccatctaaTTTTTAGTGACTTATGTGAGgctacacagagatggcacaacaTGAGCATTAACAATGTGTCATCGATGATATATGGTTGTTCCATCGTTGTTCTTGGAAGTTTCATAATTAATTTGGCAAATCTTTTATTAGATTAATCAATTGCAATTTGAAAATACATAGATATATTATGTGTTTACGTTCATTTGTATATGACTCTCATGATATATTTATATTATGTAgctgtattatttggatcatttGCACCATGTTGCTGCTCCAAACAACAAAAATGGCACTCCGCGCATAAAGTATTTTAATAAGAATATTATAAGGGTGTTGTCAATGGCCGATAAGCGGAAGCCTCGCCAGGGTGGCGAACCATTTGGTGTTTGCCCTGTGAGTCTTCATTTCTTCTATCATAATTTTCCTGTTTTTTATAACAATGTTATTTACGAATAGTTACAAACCAATTATTTTAGTAGTCATATAATGATCTCAATTCATGGCATGAGTCAATCCATATACATAATTATTATTTTTCATTCTGTTTCATCAGTTTTGGAGCAGCAGTGAGACATGTTATGTCTCAAAATCGCCATCTACTGGTCAGATTGAGGTTAGATCATATACCCATTATGTTCTTTGTTTGTCTGTTGCTTTACCATACTTATCATATCATTATTATCTTTTTTTTACTTCAGTCTCCAATGAGGCCAGAAACTGTTGATGAAGACCCAAATCAACATGGTCGACTTCCAAATATAATCATCCAACTCCCTCTTATGCAAGACCTGATGGCAAATAAGATTCAGATGCTTCCTGTACATCAACGCCAGAAGTTCTAAGCTAAGTTGATTGATTATGACTTAGAGGTTGGCAAAATATTTGCCTCTATCAAGCAATGTTTGAATACTATTGGTACAAAGCAGTCCAATCTAGCTGCTACATTTGGAGATTTGATTAATGAGGTTCTTCGGGCCGATGAATCTGTTACACCAACTACTGTTAGTATTTAAGCTTGACTTATATATCTTTTCTGTCTTGATAGCATGCATTTCATGTTTACATATTATGATTAACGTATACTTCATCTTTTTTGTGCAGCAAGGTCAGACAATGGCAGGTGGCACAGTTGAGCATGATTCTGGACCAGTATTTGACAAGACTCCTATTGGGAGTGTTTGTGCACCAGATATCTTCTTATCTGAATTAGAATATGCTCGCGCTCTTCGGGCATACTTGTGTTCTAAGGTCATTGAATTGGACAGGTACATACTTTTCAAATTGTTTGACTTGGCATAATGTTTAATTCTTATTAATTCTGATTGAACAACATCGTGGCAATGGTATAGATACTATTAAGTTTTATTCAATCTTTGTAcccaaagatttagccttgaatagAAGCGAAAGGAAAATAGCTATACACATAACTGAACTTTGAGTTGTAGCTTCTATAGGGTTTCAACTCTAGGTCTCTAGCCTACCCTAACGTATCTAGTATTTGTTGTTAAAGAGACAAAAAAACTAGTTCAAATCCTAGTGATTTAAAGCCTGCAATGATCTATTTCTAGACGCATACGAGGGTACTGAATCAAAGCTTGTGTccccacattcttctacaaaataGCAATTTTTTACTGAACCAAATGATGAGAACACCTGTAGCCACATTGTCATAGTTAGAAGAGAAAATAACAAAAAAATTTAAGGATATTTTAAATTGTCTTCACAATTTGACTTACAGTATGAAGAACATCTACAGTAACAGCATATTGCATATTCTCAATTGATGTTAGAAGAACATTGCCTTGAGCCTCCCCTTTCCTTCCGTCAGCTCGAACAGCAGGCTGTGCCAGAACATCAAAAGGCAAAACAGCCAGTTTACATAAAAGAGAAAACAGACAATTGAAATACTAGAATGCCCATGATATTCTGAAAAAAGTAATAATTACATGTAATGTACCATCCATGACAGAATAATGAATTGGAAGATACAGATTATTATAATCCCTGCTGTCGCGGAGGGCAGAGGcagcatggctgctgctgcacaggGACAAAGGTGGTGCAGCGGTGGCACCGCATAGAATTGgctgggagagagagggagagggctcgGAGACGGAGAGAGGGTGGCGGCTGAATGGCTGAGAGAGGGTGGCGTGGAGAAGAGCTAGCTGGGCAGTGCTTAACCAAACTTTGATGGACTAGCTAGACTAATTTGTGGCTTCAATTCAATGTTCAAATTGCATATATATTATGCAATTATGTATCTCATTATTCCCACTTAGTACCTTCAATTCAATGGTCAAATTGCATATATATTATGTAATTTTGTATCTCATTTATACAAATAACATTTTGTTTCTATTGTTGTATGTTCAATCTTTTCATATGTAGAAATATAATTGACTTTGGTGAATATCGTGCCAATTGTTGTGACATACAACAATTTTTTGCTGATGGCGCATGTCTTGACAacgtgtttatgcaatgtttcattGAGTGTGTCCGCGATGACTGTTCTAAACATATTCCTCCACTGAATGCTCACCAGCTCATTCTAGATGTTAATGTTGGGGTATGACTTCTACATTTATACCTCTTTTTTAAATGCATAGCATATATGAAAATTACATAATACTTCTCTATCCTATTAGGCTTTATTGAACTTTGAGGAGCAGGAGCAACATAGTAAGTCTCCTCGTCCATTTGACCCTTCACTTTTGGAGAGTTACCTATTGAAGACACTGCCTTCCTTCAAGCAGCTGGATGACTACAAATCAGTTAATTTATGTTCCTTGACCCATCACACTCTCATTTCATATTGCTGCATTTAAATTTCAATCAAATCATTCATATCAACCATAGTGTATTCAACATTTGTTATTTCCATTTTGTGTCCATGTAGATAATGGTACCCATGCTACGCTCTGGACATTGGACATTGTATGTTGTTAATCTTCAGATTGGACGCATACATGTGTTAGATTCGAACCCATATGGACCAGAGATGGGTGGGACTATCTGGAAAAATTACCATTGTATACCTATGGATATGGGTGATAGGAAGGTTTCATGGGCCAGGTTAATAATGACTAGGCTCAATCTAGCCATACAAAATTCTCGACCAAGATCAGCCCTCCCTGCTTTTTTGAAGTACCCTATTGAACTCTTGAATAACTGCCCAACAATGAAATTGGGGTCTAATGATTGTGGATTCTTTGTTATGAGATATATGCAGCACTACGACTACATGGTTGGAGCTATGGATGCAATCATTGTTCCGGTACATAATATATAGACAGTATTTTTGTTGTTATGACATAATGTATGTATAGTTATGTCTAACTCACCTTTTCCTTATATTGGTTTGCAGGATAATTCAGAGGACATTCGCTCTCTTGTACTGAAGTACCTAATATTCCATCGACTAAACAGAAACAGCTCCATGGTTTCCCATCTGGATAGATTCAAGTTCTCTCAGTAGTAGCCTAGTATAGTTTACTCTCTGAATGGTAGTCTGAACATGATGGTCTGATGACTTTTGGTGGCTTCAAGTTATTTCAGTACTAGCTTAGTTTAGGGTACTGTCACTGAATGGTGTTGATGTACATATTGGTCTGTTGGCTTATGTTAGCATTCAGATAATACTTATGTCCATATGCAGCTCTTAGCAAACTCTTATATATGTCGTTCCAGATATGTTTTAGATGGACATATTTATATATGATAGTTATGCAATTTATCATTATATCTTCTTCAGTGATGTACTTCAATGCATCGGATGTTTTATTCTGTTATTTACTGTATGCGCCTGCTTATCCAGTGCCAATGCGCTGCCTTTCTAAGTTCAGTTATGTACAATATTTTCAGTTCTTCTCTGTATTGATTATGCAAAAATCTGATACTGTTTATGCATATAACTGAACTGGTTTACGTCCTTTTATATACTTATATACTGTATGCGCCTGTTTATCCGGTGTCAATGTGTTGCCTTTCTATGTTCAGTTATGTACAATATTTTGAGTTCTTCTCTGTATTGATTATGCAAACATCTGATACGGTTTTTGCATATAACTGAACTGGTTTACGTCTTTTTATATACTTATTTACTGTATGCGTCTGTTTCTCCAGTACCAATGCCCTGACTTTTTATGTTCAGTTATGTACAATATTTTCAGTTCTTCTCTGTATTGATTATGCAAAAATCTACATATTGGTTTACGCTTATTCATTCAGTTTTTTCGTTTGGCGCCAGTACATACATATTGACTTCAGTTCGCTGACTTTTTGATTTTTTTCAACATAAATTCTGTATGAGATGCAGTGAATATATGATTATATAGCCAAACAAACCCAACAGTAGCATAACTCATAAGAAATAATTACGTTGCATTAATATATATAATCCATACAGTGAGCTTTTAACGTAAATAttcatattcatcaaatagtatcatgatcataacatttcaataTCATCCATTATTTATGTATAAATGTTTTACAATCATGTCAAATTATCGTCATCCGAACCATGTTCTTTAGAATCGGTATGTTTATGTTTTTTTGATGTGGATGTCTCATTCCACTGCGGGGCCATCGTTGAATTTTTGTTTCTAGACCCAGGCGGTCGTCCTCTTTTTCTATCGGCAAGGCTAGCCAATTTAACCCTATTTTCCTCTATAGACAAACAGGTTCGACTGTTGTGTCCATCAGCAATGCCATATTTTTGGCACTTTCgagtcttcttcttttctcctttcGCACCCAGTTTCAGAACTCTTTGTTCACTAGTTTTTATCGTCCTTCCCTTTGGCCTTGCATTATTTGGACGCACTAAGCTTATGCCATCTACATCATATTCCAGTCTCTACATGCCATACAAAGAAGTATTTATAGGTACAAATGTTATGATGTCAGATTATAAATATTTACTAACATTAAATATATAGAATATCTGCAATTTAATAAATTTAGATTTCATACCTTTCTAACATCCCCATATTGTGTTCCTTCACAATCATCATTTCCAACAAGCGTCATTTGCAGTTCAGATTGATGATGTGCATCAATATTTAAGCCTCCATCCTACTCATTAGTGCATTATAGTCAATATTACAAATAATGTATAAATCATCCCATTTGTTTGCATTATACATAAATTACATTGTTTTTTGCCATAATATTACCTGTTCTCGTGAATGTACTGCCACATGCTCCTCGTTATCACATTGCGATACATGTTCACCTTCAGCGTTTCCAACAGCATCCTCTTCGCCCTGCAACGTTTAATTTTTACAATTAGCAATAATTAAGTTCTGAATAAAATGTTCAACAATTTTATATAAAAGAACACCCACATGGTTGCCCTCTCCAGTACTTGCACCACCAGCATCTTCACATCCTATATCTGGCTCTAAACGCCCAAGCATCTCCAATAGTTCATCCATTGTGTCCAAGGCCTTATCACTCCCTGCCTTTGACATACTAGCTTGGTTTACTACCTT
Proteins encoded:
- the LOC103654091 gene encoding uncharacterized protein, which translates into the protein MRKVDRPPTNPMRLIIESSQECFSVDILRSTDMADPTNTRSNGDPPQHRKRGVAADAKNIAMPNVDDDDDFEPPKKKCNISMDAPNKTQRLNIRCNPGDVLASTQILNERQRQAIVRKGFSSILDMTIDAIGCRTLLCWLMQKLDPRDMTLRIGPDKELKITKQTVHQILGLPKLGGGKPLNIDEANAAATLRASLNISKDEFVISNLQDRLRLGQDDDLSIRCFFSDSLQPAAIPNS